Proteins found in one Mangifera indica cultivar Alphonso chromosome 15, CATAS_Mindica_2.1, whole genome shotgun sequence genomic segment:
- the LOC123197473 gene encoding uncharacterized protein LOC123197473 yields the protein MFPLIVIILGNCSIVRLYLSTQDLPRLQVGYCRVCKGFPRFFALQDGLDAKNYSLVHGMLNSTVVFWEYPSVLLLTRLKFSLFQAWAQHYPSPAQFCPGQIVQELGPSVFSIMKGPREQYAATFMSFIYRYSQSILGPWRQKLFPELLGYIQSFVLLGMSAV from the exons ATGTTCCCGCTGATTGTGATAATTCTGGGCAATTGCAGCATTGTCAGGCTGTATCTCTCCACGCAGGATCTTCCAAGACTCCAGGTCGGCTACTGCAGAGTTTGCAAAGGGTTTCCTAGATTCTTTGCATTGCAGGACGGACTGGATGCTAAAAATTACAGCCTTGTTCATGGCATGCTGAATTCTACTGTGGTGTTTTGGGAATACCCCTCTGTTTTGCTGCTCACCCGATTGAAGTTTTCTCTCTTCCAAGCCTGGGCCCAGCACTATCCCTCCCCAGCCCAGTTTTGTCCAGGTCAGATTGTTCAG GAGCTGGGGCCTTCAGTTTTCAGCATTATGAAGGGTCCCCGGGAGCAGTATGCAGCAACATTTATGTCATTTATCTACAGATACAGTCAAAGCATTCTAGGTCCATGGCGCCAAAAATTATTCCCAGAATTGTTGGGCTATATCCAGTCATTCGTGCTTCTTGGAATGTCTGCCgtttag